The DNA sequence CGTGGGAAATGAATACTCTCAGGGCCTTCGCGAGTTCTTCATGAAGTACTTCAAGGAATATGGCGGCCAGACCGTCAGCGATCAGGGATTCCGCGGCGGCGTTGACGTCGATTTCAGGGCACAGCTGACGGAGATCAGGAACTCCGGAGCTGACGTCCTGGTGCTTCCCAACATGGGCAAGGAGATGGCGCTAATAATCAAGCAGGCTAGGGAATTGGGCATGAAGGACCTGTTGATCATCGGCGGCGACGGATATGCCGAGTTCATGTGGGACATAGCCGGCGATGCCATGGAGGGCACCTATTGGGTCAACCACGTGGCCCCCGAGGACCCCGCCATGCAGCCCTTCTTTGAGGCCTACAAGAAAAAGTACAACGACGAATGCAAGGAGTTCGTAAACGGCGTCCTGGCCTACGACTCCGTGTACTGGCTGGCCGACGCCATAAAGAGGGCCGGCAAGGCCGACAGCAAGGCCATCAGGGACGCCCTTGAAAACACCACTAACCTTCAGCTCCATCACGCCGTGCTTACCGTCGACCCTACGGACCACAACCCCAAGGACAAGGACGCCGTCATACTCGTTTGCAAGGACGGCAAGGCCAGGTTCTTCAAGAAGATCAGGCCGCAATAATAAGATCGCTGAAACTGCCTTACCGGGGCGGGGTCGAATGCTCCTCGCCCCTCTTTTTAAAAAGACTGAGACGAGGTGAAGGCCTTTGGGAACGCTGGCCCAACAGCTCATTAACGGGATATCTCTGGGTTCCGTATATGCACTGATAGCCGTGGGGTACTCATTAGTATACTCCATACTCCTTTTTTCCAACTTTGCCCACGGCGGTTTTTTGGTCATCGGCGGCTACATATGCTATTACACCTTGACGGCTCTGGGAAACAACATCTGGGTGGCAGGCGGCCTTTCTTTGCTTGGCGCAGGCATAGCGGCCGTCCTGACCGAACGGATAGCCTACAAGCCCATACGGGAGCGCACCAATATTACCCTCTATCTTCTCATAGCGTCGCTTGGCATGAGCATAGTGATTGAAAACATATTCGTCATAGTCGCGGGCGGGCGCTTCAGGGCCCTTCCGCCCGTCATACCCACCAACCCCGTGCACCTCTTTGGGCTAACCACCACCAGCGCCTTCGATCTGCTTTCCTTGGTCGTGGCCTTCGTATTCTTGACGGGGCTTCAGCTTTTCATAGTAAAGAGCAAATGGGGGCTTGCCATAAGGGCAGCGGCCTTTGACCTCAAAACGGCAGGCCTCATGGGGATAAACGTGAATATGCTCATATCCATCGTGTTTTTCGTGGCGGGAGTGCTGGCGGCGGTGGGCGGCATATTTTTGTCCGTACGCTACACCCTCTATCCGCAGCTCGGCGGCATCACCATAAAGGCCTTCGTGGCAGCCGTGGTGGGGGGCCTTGGGTCCCTTCCCGGGGCGGTCGTCGGAAGCCTGATTCTCGGGCTTGCCGAGATGCTGACGGCAGGGTTCATATCAAGCCAGCTTCGAGACCTGGTCGTCTTCTCCCTTTTGGTGATAACGCTTCTGGTAAAGCCTACCGGGCTTTTCGGCAAAAAGCCCACGGAAAAGGTCTGAGGAGGATGGATGTATGGGCTACATTGGCGGAATAATCATCCTTCTGTGCATAAACTCCATAGCGGTCATGGGCGTATCGCTGCTCACGGGCTTTACGGGCATATTTAGCCTTGGACATGCCGCCTACATGGCCCTCGGTGCCTACACGGCCGGCATACTGACCGTCGAACACGGCGTCCACTGGTTTTTGGCGATACTTGCGGGGGGGCTTCTTGCCATGGTCGTGGCCTACCTCATAGGCATACCGACCTTGAAGCTGATGGGCGACTACTACGCCATAGCCTCCATTGGCCTGGTTGAGTCCATCAGGCTTATCCTGGAAAACTGGCAGTCGGTGACTCGCGGTGCCAGAGGTTACCCCGGCATTGAGGGCTTCACCACCCTGCCTGTGGCGGTGGC is a window from the Acetomicrobium flavidum genome containing:
- a CDS encoding branched-chain amino acid ABC transporter permease; this translates as MGTLAQQLINGISLGSVYALIAVGYSLVYSILLFSNFAHGGFLVIGGYICYYTLTALGNNIWVAGGLSLLGAGIAAVLTERIAYKPIRERTNITLYLLIASLGMSIVIENIFVIVAGGRFRALPPVIPTNPVHLFGLTTTSAFDLLSLVVAFVFLTGLQLFIVKSKWGLAIRAAAFDLKTAGLMGINVNMLISIVFFVAGVLAAVGGIFLSVRYTLYPQLGGITIKAFVAAVVGGLGSLPGAVVGSLILGLAEMLTAGFISSQLRDLVVFSLLVITLLVKPTGLFGKKPTEKV
- a CDS encoding ABC transporter substrate-binding protein, with amino-acid sequence MRRIIAGLVMAALMFGASAAMAQDTIKIGYLAALTGDWAAYGQTELKSAQLAAEEINAKGGVLGKKLEIVPYDFRTRAEDAVNAVRRMIEQDKVLAIIGANGSGINIATAPVVNRAGVSQIGTVSTNPLVTVDNNGKVRPYSFRICFTDPYQGTVLAYLAAKEMGKKKAAILYDVGNEYSQGLREFFMKYFKEYGGQTVSDQGFRGGVDVDFRAQLTEIRNSGADVLVLPNMGKEMALIIKQARELGMKDLLIIGGDGYAEFMWDIAGDAMEGTYWVNHVAPEDPAMQPFFEAYKKKYNDECKEFVNGVLAYDSVYWLADAIKRAGKADSKAIRDALENTTNLQLHHAVLTVDPTDHNPKDKDAVILVCKDGKARFFKKIRPQ